One region of Thunnus albacares chromosome 8, fThuAlb1.1, whole genome shotgun sequence genomic DNA includes:
- the LOC122987798 gene encoding uncharacterized protein C1orf232, giving the protein MNPVWKVYKSKVMKTLNPEYEEDTAEEVCEMENDMSPVQEDEGPNAVSQLARKMQGAGTKSWNRLSALFNKDDEHQLLEETESPPVADHPLAVKPEEPPRPARRTAFWESFAANWAAKKQAEAAAAAATAANEATAGQGEEGVIAAGGEERQDGQITEGEESEGGGGGSSNNSFSKYVSLGGGSEDASFKWNFVTSKLADLKSKSMTKTN; this is encoded by the exons ATGAATCCTGTGTGGAAGGTTTATAAGAGCAAAGTGATGAAGACTCTTAATCCTGAGTATGAGGAGGACACTGCTGAAGAG GTCTGTGAGATGGAGAATGATATGAGTCCAGTGCAAGAAGATGAGGGACCCAATGCTGTCTCCCAGTTGGCCAGGAAA ATGCAGGGGGCTGGAACTAAAAGCTGGAACAGGCTATCAGCTCTCTTCAACAAAGACGATGAACACCAGCTTCTAGAGGAGACTGAGAGCCCGCCAGTCGCTGACCA TCCACTTGCAGTAAAGCCGGAGGAGCCTCCACGACCCGCTAGGCGCACAGCATTCTGGGAAAGCTTTGCAGCCAACTGGGCTGCCAAGAAGCAGGCAGAGGCggcagctgctgctgccactgctgcaaACGAGGCGACTGCAGGGCAGGGTGAGGAAGGGGTGATAGCGGCCGGAGGGGAGGAAAGGCAGGATGGGCAGAttacagagggagaggagagtgaaggaggaggaggagggagcagcaacaacagcttCTCCAAATACGTCTCACTGGGAGGAGGGAGCGAAGACGCTTCCTTCAAGTGGAACTTTGTCACCAGCAAGTTGGCAGACCTGAAGTCCAAGAGTATGACCAAGACCAACTAG